A region from the Drosophila bipectinata strain 14024-0381.07 chromosome 3R, DbipHiC1v2, whole genome shotgun sequence genome encodes:
- the UQCR-11 gene encoding cytochrome b-c1 complex subunit 6, mitochondrial has protein sequence MASWKIWLPVVKADEEEDLVDPQATLREKCQAKGHIESLYNKYQECNDRVNGRSKTSETCMEELFDYVAELDHCVAHSLFNKLK, from the exons ATGGCGTCTTGGAAAATCTGGTTGCCTGTGGTTAAAGCTGATGAAGAAGAGGACTTGGTGGATCCACAAGCAACTCTTCGG GAAAAATGCCAAGCCAAGGGTCATATTGAGTCTTTGTACAACAAGTACCAGGAGTGCAACGATCGCGTCAATGGACGATCTAAGACATCCGAGACCTGTATGGAAGAATTATTTGACTATGTCGCCGAATTGGATCATTGCGTTGCTCACAGTCTTTTcaacaaattgaaataa